A region from the Oncorhynchus clarkii lewisi isolate Uvic-CL-2024 chromosome 8, UVic_Ocla_1.0, whole genome shotgun sequence genome encodes:
- the LOC139415350 gene encoding transcriptional repressor protein YY1-like isoform X3 → MASGDTLYIEADGSEMPAEIVELHEIEVETIPVETIETTVVGEEDDEDEDDDDDQPMIALQPLVSDDPNSIHHHHQEVILVQTREEVVGGDDSDMHADGSYEDQILIPVPAPGVEDEYIEQTLVTVAGKSSVGRMKRGGGGSGKKAGKKSYLGAAEASGRKWEQKQVQIKTLEGEFSVTMWASDDKKDIDHESVVEEQIIGDNSPPDYSEYMTGKKLPPGGIPGIDLSDPKQLAEFARMKPRKIKEDDAPRTIACPHKGCTKMFRDNSAMRKHLHTHGPRVHVCAECGKAFVESSKLKRHQLVHTGEKPFQCTFEGCGKRFSLDFNLRTHVRIHTGDRPYVCPFDGCNKKFAQSTNLKSHILTHAKAKNNQ, encoded by the exons ATGGCATCCGGCGATACGCTGTATATTGAGGCGGACGGCTCGGAGATGCCGGCCGAAATAGTGGAGTTGCACGAGATAGAGGTGGAAACGATACCAGTGGAGACTATAGAGACTACGGTGGTCGGGGAAGAAGACGACGAAGACGAGGACGATGATGATGACCAGCCGATGATAGCACTTCAGCCGCTGGTATCAGACGACCCGAATTCgatccaccaccaccatcaagaAGTGATCCTAGTGCAGACAAGAGAGGAGGTTGTTGGCGGGGATGATTCGGATATGCATGCGGACGGGAGTTACGAGGATCAAATCCTCATCCCCGTCCCAGCACCCGGCGTCGAAGACGAGTACATCGAACAGACTCTGGTGACTGTTGCCGGGAAAAGCTCGGTGGGTCggatgaagagagggggaggcGGCAGTGGCAAGAAAGCGGGGAAAAAGAGCTATTTGGGTGCTGCAGAAGCAAGCGGTAGAAAATGGGAACAGAAGCAGGTGCAAATAAAGACTCTGGAGGGGGAATTCTCTGTTACAATGTGGGCTTCGG ATGACAAAAAAGACATCGACCATGAGTCGGTTGTTGAAGAACAGATCATTGGTGACAATTCCCCTCCGGACTACTCTGAATACATGACTGGGAAGAAGCTGCCCCCTGGAGGGATACCTGGCATTGACCTGTCAGACCCCAAACAGCTGGCAGAGTTCGCCag GATGAAGCCGAGGAAGATAAAAGAAGATGACGCTCCCAGGACGATAGCCTGCCCTCATAAA GGCTGTACTAAGATGTTCAGGGACAACTCGGCGATGAGGAAGCATCTCCACACCCACGGGCCTCGCGTGCACGTCTGTGCCGAGTGTGGCAAGGCCTTCGTAGAGAGCTCTAAACTCAAACGCCACCAACTcgttcacacaggggagaaacccttccAG TGTACTTTTGAGGGCTGTGGGAAGAGGTTTTCTCTGGACTTTAACCTGCGCACACACGTTCGTATCCACACCGGAGACCGGCCCTACGTATGCCCCTTCGACGGCTGCAATAAGAAGTTTGCCCAGTCAACCAACCTCAAGTCTCACATCCTCACACACGCCAAAGCTAAAAACAACCAATGA
- the LOC139415350 gene encoding transcriptional repressor protein YY1-like isoform X4, with product MASGDTLYIEADGSEMPAEIVELHEIEVETIPVETIETTVVGEEDDEDEDDDDDQPMIALQPLVSDDPNSIHHHHQEVILVQTREEVVGGDDSDMHADGSYEDQILIPVPAPGVEDEYIEQTLVTVAGKSSVGRMKRGGGGSGKKAGKKSYLGAAEASGRKWEQKQVQIKTLEGEFSVTMWASDIDHESVVEEQIIGDNSPPDYSEYMTGKKLPPGGIPGIDLSDPKQLAEFARMKPRKIKEDDAPRTIACPHKGCTKMFRDNSAMRKHLHTHGPRVHVCAECGKAFVESSKLKRHQLVHTGEKPFQCTFEGCGKRFSLDFNLRTHVRIHTGDRPYVCPFDGCNKKFAQSTNLKSHILTHAKAKNNQ from the exons ATGGCATCCGGCGATACGCTGTATATTGAGGCGGACGGCTCGGAGATGCCGGCCGAAATAGTGGAGTTGCACGAGATAGAGGTGGAAACGATACCAGTGGAGACTATAGAGACTACGGTGGTCGGGGAAGAAGACGACGAAGACGAGGACGATGATGATGACCAGCCGATGATAGCACTTCAGCCGCTGGTATCAGACGACCCGAATTCgatccaccaccaccatcaagaAGTGATCCTAGTGCAGACAAGAGAGGAGGTTGTTGGCGGGGATGATTCGGATATGCATGCGGACGGGAGTTACGAGGATCAAATCCTCATCCCCGTCCCAGCACCCGGCGTCGAAGACGAGTACATCGAACAGACTCTGGTGACTGTTGCCGGGAAAAGCTCGGTGGGTCggatgaagagagggggaggcGGCAGTGGCAAGAAAGCGGGGAAAAAGAGCTATTTGGGTGCTGCAGAAGCAAGCGGTAGAAAATGGGAACAGAAGCAGGTGCAAATAAAGACTCTGGAGGGGGAATTCTCTGTTACAATGTGGGCTTCGG ACATCGACCATGAGTCGGTTGTTGAAGAACAGATCATTGGTGACAATTCCCCTCCGGACTACTCTGAATACATGACTGGGAAGAAGCTGCCCCCTGGAGGGATACCTGGCATTGACCTGTCAGACCCCAAACAGCTGGCAGAGTTCGCCag GATGAAGCCGAGGAAGATAAAAGAAGATGACGCTCCCAGGACGATAGCCTGCCCTCATAAA GGCTGTACTAAGATGTTCAGGGACAACTCGGCGATGAGGAAGCATCTCCACACCCACGGGCCTCGCGTGCACGTCTGTGCCGAGTGTGGCAAGGCCTTCGTAGAGAGCTCTAAACTCAAACGCCACCAACTcgttcacacaggggagaaacccttccAG TGTACTTTTGAGGGCTGTGGGAAGAGGTTTTCTCTGGACTTTAACCTGCGCACACACGTTCGTATCCACACCGGAGACCGGCCCTACGTATGCCCCTTCGACGGCTGCAATAAGAAGTTTGCCCAGTCAACCAACCTCAAGTCTCACATCCTCACACACGCCAAAGCTAAAAACAACCAATGA
- the LOC139415350 gene encoding transcriptional repressor protein YY1-like isoform X2: MASGDTLYIEADGSEMPAEIVELHEIEVETIPVETIETTVVGEEDDEDEDDDDDQPMIALQPLVSDDPNSIHHHHQEVILVQTREEVVGGDDSDMHADGSYEDQILIPVPAPGVEDEYIEQTLVTVAGKSSVGRMKRGGGGSGKKAGKKSYLGAAEASGRKWEQKQVQIKTLEGEFSVTMWASDIDHESVVEEQIIGDNSPPDYSEYMTGKKLPPGGIPGIDLSDPKQLAEFASPFSNSAGPYGQSPVRMKPRKIKEDDAPRTIACPHKGCTKMFRDNSAMRKHLHTHGPRVHVCAECGKAFVESSKLKRHQLVHTGEKPFQCTFEGCGKRFSLDFNLRTHVRIHTGDRPYVCPFDGCNKKFAQSTNLKSHILTHAKAKNNQ, encoded by the exons ATGGCATCCGGCGATACGCTGTATATTGAGGCGGACGGCTCGGAGATGCCGGCCGAAATAGTGGAGTTGCACGAGATAGAGGTGGAAACGATACCAGTGGAGACTATAGAGACTACGGTGGTCGGGGAAGAAGACGACGAAGACGAGGACGATGATGATGACCAGCCGATGATAGCACTTCAGCCGCTGGTATCAGACGACCCGAATTCgatccaccaccaccatcaagaAGTGATCCTAGTGCAGACAAGAGAGGAGGTTGTTGGCGGGGATGATTCGGATATGCATGCGGACGGGAGTTACGAGGATCAAATCCTCATCCCCGTCCCAGCACCCGGCGTCGAAGACGAGTACATCGAACAGACTCTGGTGACTGTTGCCGGGAAAAGCTCGGTGGGTCggatgaagagagggggaggcGGCAGTGGCAAGAAAGCGGGGAAAAAGAGCTATTTGGGTGCTGCAGAAGCAAGCGGTAGAAAATGGGAACAGAAGCAGGTGCAAATAAAGACTCTGGAGGGGGAATTCTCTGTTACAATGTGGGCTTCGG ACATCGACCATGAGTCGGTTGTTGAAGAACAGATCATTGGTGACAATTCCCCTCCGGACTACTCTGAATACATGACTGGGAAGAAGCTGCCCCCTGGAGGGATACCTGGCATTGACCTGTCAGACCCCAAACAGCTGGCAGAGTTCGCCag CCCCTTCAGTAACTCTGCGGGTCCCTATGGTCAGAGCCCAGTGCG GATGAAGCCGAGGAAGATAAAAGAAGATGACGCTCCCAGGACGATAGCCTGCCCTCATAAA GGCTGTACTAAGATGTTCAGGGACAACTCGGCGATGAGGAAGCATCTCCACACCCACGGGCCTCGCGTGCACGTCTGTGCCGAGTGTGGCAAGGCCTTCGTAGAGAGCTCTAAACTCAAACGCCACCAACTcgttcacacaggggagaaacccttccAG TGTACTTTTGAGGGCTGTGGGAAGAGGTTTTCTCTGGACTTTAACCTGCGCACACACGTTCGTATCCACACCGGAGACCGGCCCTACGTATGCCCCTTCGACGGCTGCAATAAGAAGTTTGCCCAGTCAACCAACCTCAAGTCTCACATCCTCACACACGCCAAAGCTAAAAACAACCAATGA
- the LOC139415350 gene encoding transcriptional repressor protein YY1-like isoform X1 encodes MASGDTLYIEADGSEMPAEIVELHEIEVETIPVETIETTVVGEEDDEDEDDDDDQPMIALQPLVSDDPNSIHHHHQEVILVQTREEVVGGDDSDMHADGSYEDQILIPVPAPGVEDEYIEQTLVTVAGKSSVGRMKRGGGGSGKKAGKKSYLGAAEASGRKWEQKQVQIKTLEGEFSVTMWASDDKKDIDHESVVEEQIIGDNSPPDYSEYMTGKKLPPGGIPGIDLSDPKQLAEFASPFSNSAGPYGQSPVRMKPRKIKEDDAPRTIACPHKGCTKMFRDNSAMRKHLHTHGPRVHVCAECGKAFVESSKLKRHQLVHTGEKPFQCTFEGCGKRFSLDFNLRTHVRIHTGDRPYVCPFDGCNKKFAQSTNLKSHILTHAKAKNNQ; translated from the exons ATGGCATCCGGCGATACGCTGTATATTGAGGCGGACGGCTCGGAGATGCCGGCCGAAATAGTGGAGTTGCACGAGATAGAGGTGGAAACGATACCAGTGGAGACTATAGAGACTACGGTGGTCGGGGAAGAAGACGACGAAGACGAGGACGATGATGATGACCAGCCGATGATAGCACTTCAGCCGCTGGTATCAGACGACCCGAATTCgatccaccaccaccatcaagaAGTGATCCTAGTGCAGACAAGAGAGGAGGTTGTTGGCGGGGATGATTCGGATATGCATGCGGACGGGAGTTACGAGGATCAAATCCTCATCCCCGTCCCAGCACCCGGCGTCGAAGACGAGTACATCGAACAGACTCTGGTGACTGTTGCCGGGAAAAGCTCGGTGGGTCggatgaagagagggggaggcGGCAGTGGCAAGAAAGCGGGGAAAAAGAGCTATTTGGGTGCTGCAGAAGCAAGCGGTAGAAAATGGGAACAGAAGCAGGTGCAAATAAAGACTCTGGAGGGGGAATTCTCTGTTACAATGTGGGCTTCGG ATGACAAAAAAGACATCGACCATGAGTCGGTTGTTGAAGAACAGATCATTGGTGACAATTCCCCTCCGGACTACTCTGAATACATGACTGGGAAGAAGCTGCCCCCTGGAGGGATACCTGGCATTGACCTGTCAGACCCCAAACAGCTGGCAGAGTTCGCCag CCCCTTCAGTAACTCTGCGGGTCCCTATGGTCAGAGCCCAGTGCG GATGAAGCCGAGGAAGATAAAAGAAGATGACGCTCCCAGGACGATAGCCTGCCCTCATAAA GGCTGTACTAAGATGTTCAGGGACAACTCGGCGATGAGGAAGCATCTCCACACCCACGGGCCTCGCGTGCACGTCTGTGCCGAGTGTGGCAAGGCCTTCGTAGAGAGCTCTAAACTCAAACGCCACCAACTcgttcacacaggggagaaacccttccAG TGTACTTTTGAGGGCTGTGGGAAGAGGTTTTCTCTGGACTTTAACCTGCGCACACACGTTCGTATCCACACCGGAGACCGGCCCTACGTATGCCCCTTCGACGGCTGCAATAAGAAGTTTGCCCAGTCAACCAACCTCAAGTCTCACATCCTCACACACGCCAAAGCTAAAAACAACCAATGA